A single region of the Canis lupus dingo isolate Sandy chromosome 38, ASM325472v2, whole genome shotgun sequence genome encodes:
- the CFAP126 gene encoding protein Flattop isoform X1 — translation MLLKRQGCSSANFLLLIYFVFHISEMKTNLNFKGKVGAVPSRKVRQVKGRAAPEGPPSAVARQQRKTAKSGRIMATNYSANQYEKAFSPKYLQNWSPAKPTKEVLHVLLRSQYLILPTISVTHWHLISLASSKFPYPSLPQHLAQIPWTPILSFLFHFSQALLSSPPPQRISSQEGYTQIIANDRGHLLPSVPRSKESPWGSFMGTWQMPLKVPPARVTLTSRSVAGAASLTKWIQKNPDLLKASNGLRPEIFGKPHDPDGQRKLGKSLTKTVQQAPSPIIIPSSPAANLNSPDQPQSSHPSAGHTPGPQSPVSSLKTPPGCPCTPEHWANPSSAEVQRYKLGAPEAPQDHTEKKLSRD, via the exons ATGCTATTAAAAAGACAAGGCTGCTCTTCAGCTAATTTTCTCCTGTTGATTTACTTTGTCTTTCACAtctctgaaatgaaaacaaacctaAATTTCAAGGGAAAGGTTGGGGCAGTGCCATCCAGGAAAGTGAGACAAGTAAAGGGCCGGGCAGCCCCGGAAGGCCCGCCTTCTGCGGTTGCCAGGCAACAGAGGAAAACAGCAAAAAGTGGCAGGATCATGGCCACGAACTACAGTGCCAACCAG TATGAAAAAGCTTTCTCTCCCAAGTATCTGCAGAACTGGTCTCCGGCCAAGCCAACAAAAGAGGTATTGCATGTGCTCCTGCGGAGCCAGTATCTGATTCTTCCCACCATATCTGTAACTCACTGGCACCTAATTTCTTTAGCCTCCTCTAAATTCCCATATCCTTCTCTCCCTCAGCACTTAGCTCAAATCCCTTGGACACCTATTCTCtcctttctattccatttttcacAAGCACTtctctcctcacctcctcctcagAGAATTTCTTCCCAAGAAGGCTACACTCAGATTATCGCCAATGATCGTGGTCATCTGTTGCCTTCAGTGCCCCGGTCCAAG GAGAGTCCCTGGGGATCTTTCATGGGCACCTGGCAAATGCCTCTGAAGGTACCCCCTGCTCGGGTGACCCTGACCTCCCGTTCAGTTGCTGGTGCTGCCTCCCTCACCAAATGGATACAGAAAAATCCAGATTTGCTCAAGGCCTCCAATGGGCTGCGTCCTGAAATCTTCGGCAAG CCTCATGATCCAGACGGTCAGAGGAAACTTGGGAAGTCTCTTACAAAGACGGTACAACAAGCACCAAGTCCAATCATAATTCCAAGCTCTCCAGCTGCAAACCTCAACTCCCCAGACCAACCCCAAAGCTCACACCCCTCTGCAGGTCACACTCCAGGTCCCCAAAGCCCAGTTAGCTCTCTTAAAACCCCACCTGGATGCCCGTGTACGCCAGAACACTGGGCAAACCCTAGTTCAGCTGAGGTCCAGAGATACAAACTTGGAGCTCCAGAAGCACCGCAGGACCACACTGAGAAAAAGCTGTCTAGAGACTGA
- the CFAP126 gene encoding protein Flattop isoform X2, with amino-acid sequence MLLKRQGCSSANFLLLIYFVFHISEMKTNLNFKGKVGAVPSRKVRQVKGRAAPEGPPSAVARQQRKTAKSGRIMATNYSANQYEKAFSPKYLQNWSPAKPTKEVLHVLLRSQYLILPTISVTHWHLISLASSKFPYPSLPQHLAQIPWTPILSFLFHFSQALLSSPPPQRISSQEGYTQIIANDRGHLLPSVPRSKESPWGSFMGTWQMPLKVPPARVTLTSRSVAGAASLTKWIQKNPDLLKASNGLRPEIFGKESWSLREDRGSSKNTTSGARQLTSAGACWEEVPERAHDGSWKWLQDILTACPVLYTALYCSGAGRSWSWQPSEESPI; translated from the exons ATGCTATTAAAAAGACAAGGCTGCTCTTCAGCTAATTTTCTCCTGTTGATTTACTTTGTCTTTCACAtctctgaaatgaaaacaaacctaAATTTCAAGGGAAAGGTTGGGGCAGTGCCATCCAGGAAAGTGAGACAAGTAAAGGGCCGGGCAGCCCCGGAAGGCCCGCCTTCTGCGGTTGCCAGGCAACAGAGGAAAACAGCAAAAAGTGGCAGGATCATGGCCACGAACTACAGTGCCAACCAG TATGAAAAAGCTTTCTCTCCCAAGTATCTGCAGAACTGGTCTCCGGCCAAGCCAACAAAAGAGGTATTGCATGTGCTCCTGCGGAGCCAGTATCTGATTCTTCCCACCATATCTGTAACTCACTGGCACCTAATTTCTTTAGCCTCCTCTAAATTCCCATATCCTTCTCTCCCTCAGCACTTAGCTCAAATCCCTTGGACACCTATTCTCtcctttctattccatttttcacAAGCACTtctctcctcacctcctcctcagAGAATTTCTTCCCAAGAAGGCTACACTCAGATTATCGCCAATGATCGTGGTCATCTGTTGCCTTCAGTGCCCCGGTCCAAG GAGAGTCCCTGGGGATCTTTCATGGGCACCTGGCAAATGCCTCTGAAGGTACCCCCTGCTCGGGTGACCCTGACCTCCCGTTCAGTTGCTGGTGCTGCCTCCCTCACCAAATGGATACAGAAAAATCCAGATTTGCTCAAGGCCTCCAATGGGCTGCGTCCTGAAATCTTCGGCAAG GAATCGTGGTCACTGAGGGAGGATAGAGGAAGTAGCAAGAATACAACCTCTGGGGCCAGGCAAT tGACATCTGCAGGGGCTTGCTGGGAAGAAGTGCCTGAAAGAGCTCATGATGGCTCCTGGAAGTGGCTGCAGGATATCCTGACCGCCTGCCCCGTTCTGTATACAGCACTTTACTGCAGTGGAGCAGGCCGGAGCTGGTCCTGGCAGCCAAGTGAAGAAAGCCCCATTTAA
- the CFAP126 gene encoding protein Flattop isoform X3: MATNYSANQYEKAFSPKYLQNWSPAKPTKERISSQEGYTQIIANDRGHLLPSVPRSKESPWGSFMGTWQMPLKVPPARVTLTSRSVAGAASLTKWIQKNPDLLKASNGLRPEIFGKPHDPDGQRKLGKSLTKTVQQAPSPIIIPSSPAANLNSPDQPQSSHPSAGHTPGPQSPVSSLKTPPGCPCTPEHWANPSSAEVQRYKLGAPEAPQDHTEKKLSRD, from the exons ATGGCCACGAACTACAGTGCCAACCAG TATGAAAAAGCTTTCTCTCCCAAGTATCTGCAGAACTGGTCTCCGGCCAAGCCAACAAAAGAG AGAATTTCTTCCCAAGAAGGCTACACTCAGATTATCGCCAATGATCGTGGTCATCTGTTGCCTTCAGTGCCCCGGTCCAAG GAGAGTCCCTGGGGATCTTTCATGGGCACCTGGCAAATGCCTCTGAAGGTACCCCCTGCTCGGGTGACCCTGACCTCCCGTTCAGTTGCTGGTGCTGCCTCCCTCACCAAATGGATACAGAAAAATCCAGATTTGCTCAAGGCCTCCAATGGGCTGCGTCCTGAAATCTTCGGCAAG CCTCATGATCCAGACGGTCAGAGGAAACTTGGGAAGTCTCTTACAAAGACGGTACAACAAGCACCAAGTCCAATCATAATTCCAAGCTCTCCAGCTGCAAACCTCAACTCCCCAGACCAACCCCAAAGCTCACACCCCTCTGCAGGTCACACTCCAGGTCCCCAAAGCCCAGTTAGCTCTCTTAAAACCCCACCTGGATGCCCGTGTACGCCAGAACACTGGGCAAACCCTAGTTCAGCTGAGGTCCAGAGATACAAACTTGGAGCTCCAGAAGCACCGCAGGACCACACTGAGAAAAAGCTGTCTAGAGACTGA